In one Podarcis muralis chromosome 7, rPodMur119.hap1.1, whole genome shotgun sequence genomic region, the following are encoded:
- the EVA1B gene encoding protein eva-1 homolog B — translation METHKREMELLSNSIAAYAHIRDHPESFGLYFVLGVCFGLVLTLCLLVIHISWQPQAIPRKPRKSLRDFSEDEDEEEDDDEEEEDTIDQAASEPPLAMTELPLEAHSTPDGTLTVNVFASAEELERAQRLEERERILREIWRNGQPDILGTGTGTIGRVHYY, via the exons ATGGAGACCCACAAGCGGGAGATGGAGCTGCTGAGCAACAGTATAGCAGCCTATGCACACATCCGAG ATCACCCTGAGAGCTTTGGCCTTTATTTCGTGCTGGGGGTCTGCTTTGGCCTTGTTTTGACCCTCTGCCTGCTGGTCATCCACATCTCATGGCAGCCTCAGGCCATCCCCCGCAAGCCCCGAAAAAGCCTACGCGACTTCAGTGAAGATGAGGACGAAGAGGAGGATGacgatgaggaggaggaagacaccaTTGACCAAGCGGCTTCTGAGCCCCCCTTGGCTATGACCGAGCTGCCGCTGGAGGCCCACTCCACCCCTGATGGGACCCTCACGGTCAACGTCTTTGCCTCGGCGGAAGAGCTGGAACGTGCCCAGCGGCTGGAGGAGCGGGAACGCATTCTCCGGGAGATCTGGCGCAACGGGCAGCCTGACATCCTGGGCACAGGCACTGGCACCATTGGCAGAGTCCATTACTATTGA